The window GAATTATTATCGTTGGGAAATGGTTGAAGACAAGGACATAAAGTCACAAATCAATGAGTACCACAAGCTGCTCGAAGATATCAAAGCGGAGAACGTTCTTCTACCAGATGTATATGTCTCACAATTTCTGATCGAGAAATTGCCGCCTTCNNNNNNNNNNNNNNNNNNNNNNNNNNNNNNNNNNNNNNNNNNNNNNNNNNNNNNNNNNNNNNNNNNNNNNNNNNNNNNNNNNNNNNNNNNNNNNNNNNNNNNNNNNNNNNNNNNNNNNNNNNNNNNNNNNNNNNNNNNNNNNNNNNNNNNNNNNNNNNNNNNNNNNNNNNNNNNNNNNNNNNNNNNNNNNNNNNNNNNNNNNNNNNNNNNNNNNNNNNNNNNNNNNNNNNNNNNNNNNNNNNNNNNNNNNNNNNNNNNNNNNNNNNNNNNNNNNNNNNNNNNNNNNNNNNNNNNNNNNNNNNNNNNNNNNNNNNNNNNNNNNNNNNNNNNNNNNNNNNNNNNNNNNNNNNNNNNNNNNNNNNNNNNNNNNNNNNNNNNNNNNNNNNNNNNNNNNNNNNNNNNNNNNNNNNNNNNNNNNNNNNNNNNNNNNNNNNNNNNNNNNNNNNNNNNNNNNNNNNNNNNNNNNNNNNNNNNNNNNNNNNNNNNNNNNNNNNNNNNNNNNNNNNNNNNNNNNNNNNNNNNNNNNNNNNNNNNNNNNNNNNNNNNNNNNNNNNNNNNNNNNNNNNNNNNNNNNNNNNNNNNNNNNNNNNNNNNNNNNNNNNNNNNNNNNNNNNNNNNNNNNNNNNNNNNNNNNNNNNNNNNNNNNNNNNNNNNNNNNNNNNNNNNNNNNNNNNNNNNNNNNNNNNNNNNNNNNNNNNNNNNNNNNNNNNNNNNNNNNNNNNNNNNNNNNNNNNNNNNNNNNNNNNNNNNNNNNNNNNNNNNNNNNNNNNNNNNNNNNNNNNNNNNNNNNNNNNNNNNNNNNNNNNNNNNNNNNNNNNNNNNNNNNNNNNNNNNNNNNNNNNNNNNNNNNNNNNNNNNNNNNNNNNNNNNNNNNNNNNNNNNNNNNNNNNNNNNNNNNNNNNNNNNNNNNNNNNNNNNNNNNNNNNNNNNNNNNNNNNNNNNNNNNNNNNNNNNNNNNNNNNNNNNNNNNNNNNNNNNNNNNNNNNNNNNNNNNNNNNNNNNNNNNNNNNNNNNNNNNNNNNNNNNNNNNNNNNNNNNNNNNNNNNNNNNNNNNNNNNNNNNNNNNNNNNNNNNNNNNNNNNNNNNNNNNNNNNNNNNNNNNNNNNNNNNNNNNNNNNNNNNNNNNNNNNNNNNNNNNNNNNNNNNNNNNNNNNNNNNNNNNNNNNNNNNNNNNNNNNNNNNNNNNNNNNNNNNNNNNNNNNNNNNNNNNNNNNNNNNNNNNNNNNNNNNNNNNNNNNNNNNNNNNNNNNNNNNNNNNNNNNNNNNNNNNNNNNNNNNNNNNNNNNNNNNNNNNNNNNNNNNNNNNNNNNNNNNNNNNNNNNNNNNNNNNNNNNNNNNNNNNNNNNNNNNNNNNNNNNNNNNNNNNNNNNNNNNNNNNNNNNNNNNNNNNNNNNNNNNNNNNNNNNNNNNNNNNNNNNNNNNNNNNNNNNNNNNNNNNNNNNNNNNNNNNNNNNNNNNNNNNNNNNNNNNNNNNNNNNNNNNNNNNNNNNNNNNNNNNNNNNNNNNNNNNNNNNNNNNNNNNNNNNNNNNNNNNNNNNNNNNNNNNNNNNNNNNNNNNNNNNNNNNNNNNNNNNNNNNNNNNNNNNNNNNNNNNNNNNNNNNNNNNNNNNNNNNNNNNNNNNNNNNNNNNNNNNNNNNNNNNNNNNNNNNNNNNNNNNNNNNNNNNNNNNNNNNNNNNNNNNNNNNNNNNNNNNNNNNNNNNNNNNNNNNNNNNNNNNNNNNNNNNNNNNNNNNNNNNNNNNNNNNNNNNNNNNNNNNNNNNNNNNNNNNNNNNNNNNNNNNNNNNNNNNNNNNNNNNNNNNNNNNNNNNNNNNNNNNNNNNNNNNNNNNNNNNNNNNNNNNNNNNNNNNNNNNNNNNNNNNNNNNNNNNNNNNNNNNNNNNNNNNNNNNNNNNNNNNNNNNNNNNNNNNNNNNNNNNNNNNNNNNNNNNNNNNNNNNNNNNNNNNNNNNNNNNNNNNNNNNNNNNNNNNNNNNNNNNNNNNNNNNNNNNNNNNNNNNNNNNNNNNNNNNNNNNNNNNNNNNNNNNNNNNNNNNNNNNNNNNNNNNNNNNNNNNNNNNNNNNNNNNNNNNNNNNNNNNNNNNNNNNNNNNNNNNNNNNNNNNNNNNNNNNNNNNNNNNNNNNNNNNNNNNNNNNNNNNNNNNNNNNNNNNNNNNNNNNNNNNNNNNNNNNNNNNNNNNNNNNNNNNNNNNNNNNNNNNNNNNNNNNNNNNNNNNNNNNNNNNNNNNNNNNNNNNNNNNNNNNNNNNNNNNNNNNNNNNNNNNNNNNNNNNNNNNNNNNNNNNNNNNNNNNNNNNNNNNNNNNNNNNNNNNNNNNNNNNNNNNNNNNNNNNNNNNNNNNNNNNNNNNNNNNNNNNNNNNNNNNNNNNNNNNNNNNNNNNNNNNNNNNNNNNNNNNNNNNNNNNNNNNNNNNNNNNNNNNNNNNNNNNNNNNNNNNNNNNNNNNNNNNNNNNNNNNNNNNNNNNNNNNNNNNNNNNNNNNNNNNNNNNNNNNNNNNNNNNNNNNNNNNNNNNNNNNNNNNNNNNNNNNNNNNNNNNNNNNNNNNNNNNNNNNNNNNNNNNNNNNNNNNNNNNNNNNNTTTATCAAcctctttttcccaagctaggtatgttaatgcacctatgtctttaccaaagaatgaaagattcctagcttgtttaaacttttcatcaacattatctaaaCTAGACACcctatatgaactagaagacctagaagaagacctataacaagacatctttgcTTTTAACGGACTCTAAGAACCCCTAAACGTTcagactctaatgtgacaaaagtCACACCTAAACCtgaaacataaaaattacacaCAAGCAAAGGCAAtcaaattctactcctatgtctagctatgctaaaaagtaaagcaattaaagttgccaagatttggaaagagcaccaaggactcttccaaatacttggactttataaaaggccatttacaaaccaataaaaaaaataacaaaagaaggCTAACAATGACAGTGGGCtgcaagcccatcaaatacaaagaaaatgaaaataatacaaatgaaaCTATCCTACTGCGGAAACATCTCACGTGCACCATTATTGCTTTTTCACAACTTCAAGCTTCTACCTTTGTCCAATCAAAATGCTGCTACTGCTTGTCTTTTGGATTCACTCTGCAATGCACAAATGCACAAAGCTGGATCAGCAAACTGTTAACTAAACATCTTAGAAGAGGACATTTAAGCAGAAATGAGTCCTCCCTTTTTTTCTCGGCTTTCTACCCTTGATGCTGCTAAAAGAACTCTTTTTGCTCTCAAAGTACAGTCTGATTAAATGGTTGGTCTGGCCTGCTCCAAGCTAAAAGAATGGTTTCTGCTCTCAATGAATGGACTCAAACTGACactgcacaaataaattaaatcaactCAGCAGGATATGCAATCTGTTATAAGAGAAGGCAAAACAGAAGTGAATGTGTTAAACAACTCCCTTATGCAAATGATATCTCCAGCTGAGGTTTACACAGTGTTCAGTTCTCAATTCTATCAATTATCACAACAGTATTGCACCATTATTCAAATACTCAGCAAAGCACTCACTGCAACTAAGTACAAGCCATAACACAAGTAATTTTAAGCAAAATATAAGCAATTTAGGGTAGAAGACTCCCTTCAGTTCAGATGGCTATTTCTCAACTTATAATCTGCACAATGAGATGCAATATAGATCTTAACTTGACAAAAACCCAGTGCTACAGTTGCAAGATAATTTTGAACACGTAAAACCAACTATGCAACCACTGATGTTGAAAACATGAAATCAGTTTTAAGGTGACATGCAAAGATATACAATcaattaatatgattaaaacTGAATTCTGAAGCTGCTTTTCCAATACAATTGGAGGGATGTTTTCAACAAAGAGAGAATAATTGCTTCTAATGAGAACCCAATGCAGCAATCAGCAAATTCATTCAAGCATGCAATCAGAATTGTAAATGCGATGCTATAGTCACTTTTGTAAAACTGACTGAAATATTGGCAGTGAAACAGTGTTAATGCAATTCGGAATTGCTTACAACCCTATCAGAACagtatttgaaaatttcataatcatctaccaagttccaatagGTCTTAACAAATCCAAAAACATCATTCAAAACAGTACAAtctcaatgatttcaaaatCAGTTTATAATCTAAAGGAATGCAATGTCAGTTTAAAATGAACACATTTACAGCTGCTCCAATGGGATCACTCAATTTCCTGTTACTGCACAGTGAACAATCAGCCAGTTAGTTGCAATAAAATCTCTCACAAATTGCCAAGCAAGTTAGGCTAAAATCAGCCTTACAAAACTCTCATCACTCAAGGTTTCTCTTTAAAATCATTCATGCACACAAATGAGGGTTTGGAAGGGGAATTCTCCCTTGTTAGTTCAAGGCTGGATAGTCtttcagaccaccaccacctaggatgctaccaagcacacaatcCTCTTTCAAAATTCCAAAACCAAGAATGAAAGTGCTTCTCAAACCAGAGATGGATAGGCTAAGCAAAAGCAATGGCAGGAACCAGAATAGAACAGATCAAGCAATGACAGCACAACAGAGAAGATAGCTCTAAAGAGACTCTAGATCAGATGAATAAAGCAAGCAAAGctcaaaattaagaaacaacAGATCAGATTTTACTTGTAGTGGACAAAACCAGATTTAGCaatcaagacaagcaagaaaaatGCATAGTAAACAAGGTGCACAACAAAAGGATCCTAAGAAATGATCTAGAGTAGAtttagaaagcaagaaaaaccaCTGCAAGTTGAAACTGAAATCACATGCAACTTCCAGAACTGAATTTTTCAAACTGTGAAATAGAATGCCACAAAGGAACcagtttatttgtttaaaatctaAACCTCTGTTTTGAAACTGGTTTTAACTGGATTGCACAGGTCTAAAAAGCCTTTTTACACTGAATATatcattctttttcattttgtttttgcttttagcAACACAGATCCTAGCTATTGCTACAATCCAGTCCTCATGAAATGatttaattcaaacaaattcagCACTGCAGTTTCAACTTGTATTCACAAAAAATGAACTTAAAAATTGGAGGTTTCAAAGGTTAATTTGCACAAAGGCTGATATTACTCGAATTAAACTAGCTCAGCATGTTTGaaatatcaaaacaaacttGTTTTGCACTAACATTGAATGCATAACATAGTAATTCGCAAATTGATCTTGCAATAGCCAATTATGCAACCAAACAGTTCATCCTTACCACTAATTTTAAGTCCAATGAATCAAATGCATTTGATCAATCAAAGTGACTGTATAACAGTAATTAACACTTGAAAAAGACACTAGAAATGTAATTCAAGATGTTCAACAGTGAAACTAATGCCAAaccaaatttaaacataaaaactaGACTCAAACAAGATAATGCAGATCGGTCAACTGCAGAATTGTTAGACTGTTTTCACAATGTGCAACTGATCTAGGATATTCCTTTCATTGATCTTTGCAGTATGCACTTGCTATTTAACAACAACTCAAATCCAGAAATGAATTTAAGCAAATAATCTGAACCGGAACAGTTTTCAACTTTGAAGAATCAATTGGAATGGCCAATGGATATCTATCAACCAGCTCATTCATTCGAATGTGTCATGGCTTTTATGGTTTGATAAAGATTATACCAAGGNTCAAACANAATTTGACAAACACATGCACAACTGAAATTAGATTTTGATAACAGATTAAAAACTGCACCAGTGTCAACCAATGCACATGACTATTAGACAAAACAGAATAggatttagaaattaaaagactcaaacaaaaaatttgaccaaataaaaatgaagaaactaTACTCGAAGATAATGACTCAAAGCACAGATCAAGTATAGAACATTCAATATATCACGAAGAGATTGAACAACAACTTAAATCAGAGAAAACGATTCAAGACATTAAATGAAATGATGAACAACGcggaaatgaaaagaaacacaacaaaataCTCAGAATCATAGCAAGACAAAATAAGATGAACTCAAAACAGACAATActgaatcaaaacaaaaaactaacaaCAGATTCAGAGACAAAATGCGAATCAACATAGAAACAAGAATCAAGACAAAACAGAAATGGAAACAAATATACTTATCTCTTGTAGCGTGGAAGAACCGAAGCTCTGACTACCACTTGATAGACGAAGGCTCCGAGAAGATGTCTGTAGGTTCGACGCGAAGTCCTCGAAGCTTCCTCCGAAAGAGAAGACACAGCGGAATGTTAAAGAACCTTTTGACCGGAGAGAAATCGGAAGAGAACGAAGTAAATCTGAGAAGGACAAACCAGTTCTGAGAAAGGAACTCAGAGATCTGTAACCTAGACCAAGGAAACCCTAGAAATGGTGAAANNNNNNNNNNNNNNNNNNNNNNNNNNNNNNNNNNNNNNNNNNNNNNNNNNNNNNNNNNNNNNNNNNNNNNNNNNNNNNNNNNNNNNNNNNNNNNNNNNNNNNNNNNNNNNNNNNNNNNNNNNNNNNNNNNNNNNNNNNNNNNNNNNNNNNNNNNNNNNNNNNNNNNNNNNNNNNNNNNNNNNNNNNNNNNNNNNNNNNNNNNNNNNNNNNNNNNNNNNNNNNNNNNNNNNNNNNNNNNNNNNNNNNNNNNNNNNNNNNNNNNNNNNNNNNNNNNNNNNNNNNNNNNNNNNNNNNNNNNNNNNNNNNNNNNNNNNNNNNNNNNNNNNNNNNNNNNNNNNNNNNNNNNNNNNNNNNNNNNNNNNNNNNNNNNNNNNNNNNNNNNNNNNNNNNNNNNNNNNNNNNNNNNNNNNNNNNNNNNNNNNNNNNNNNNNNNNNNNNNNNNNNNNNNNNNNNNNNNNNNNNNNNNNNNNNNNNNNNNNNNNNNNNNNNNNNNNNNNNNNNNNNNNNNNNNNNNNNNNNNNNNNNNNNNNNNNNNNNNNNNNNNNNNNNNNNNNNNNNNNNNNNNNNNNNNNNNNNNNNNNNNNNNNNNNNNNNNNNNNNNNNNNNNNNNNNNNNNNNNNNNNNNNNNNNNNNNNNNNNNNNNNNNNNNNNNNNNNNNNNNNNNNNNNNNtgggtatttatagtgacccaagctCCTTACAACCTACACTACtaatacaatgaaatgtaaaaagaggactacatgaGACAGGATTCCATCAGCTTATATTGCTGACTCGTATGATTtatggcatgctagattaggacatTTAAATTCTTCCCCtatgttatgaaattacaacgaataggattaattaatatgcatgataaacaaagtattaaatgtgatatatgtgtagaatctaaattaacaaagaagACATGTTTTTCTGTAGAACGCCATACTGAATTGTTAGGGTTAATTCATACTGATCTAGCTGATTTGAAACACCatgtctagaggaggtaaaaattattttgtgacctttatagatgattattctagatacaccaaagtttacttagtcaaacataaagatgaagcttTTGATGTGTTTCTAACCTAtaaagttgaagtagaaaatcaattaaataagaaaattaagaggattagatcagATAAAGGTGGTGAATATGTAttgtttaatgactattgtgttaaagaaggaatcatccatgaagtaaccccaccatattcacccgagtctaatggagtagctGAGAGAAAGAATAGAACTCTTAAGGAGATGATGAATGCGATGCTTATTAGTTCTAgtgcacctgataacctttggggagaagccttgcttactgtgtgttttttacaaaatagaatacctCATAAGAAAACAGGTAAAACTCCCTATGAGCTGTGGAGAGGTTATaaacctaaccttaaatatctaagagtgtgggagtgcctagctaaggtgatgttacccgatcctaagaaaagaaatataggTTCTAAAACCTctgattgcatgttcttaggctatgctgaacatagtgctgcctataggtttctagttcttaaaagtgatatacttgaaagaaattctataatggagacgaaaaatgctgagttttttgaacatgtttttcctttaaaggTTAGTGAGACGTCTCAAcctatagataataataatagtgatgcCTTGTGTGAAGAattaagaagaagtaaaagacagagGAAGCAAACTTCATTCggtaatgatttttatacttatctagTTGACAATGATCTAAATAGCTTTGTAGAAGCCATTAGTGCTCCTGATGCAAAACAGTGGGATAAAGCCATtaagactgaaattgaatcaattcagaaaaataatacttggaccttagtagatttgcctaaaggggcaaaacccattggttgtaaatggatctttaagaaaaaaNGATAAAGCCATtaagactgaaattgaatcaattcagaaaaataatacttggaccttagtagatttgcctaaaggggcaaaacccattggttgtaaatggatctttaagaaaaaatatcatcCTGATGGATCTATAGAGAAgtataaggcaagattagtagcaaaaTGTTTTACTAaaaaacccaacatagattactttgatacttttgccCTTGTGACTAGGACCTCTATTCGAGTATTGTTAGCCTTAGCAGCAATCCATAAGCTAGTGATAcaccaaatggatgttaaaactNCNtttttgaatggtgatttagaggaggaaatttatatgactcaacctgaagggtgtgttgtacctgGTCAAGAGAATAAGGTAtgcaaacttttaaaatctttgtatggaTTGAAACAAGCACCTAAACAGTGGCATGAAAAACTAGATAATGTATTGCTatgtgatggtttttcacctaatgacGCTGATAAATGCGTgtattctaaatttgaaaatggtgattgtgtcattatatgtttgtatgtggatgacatgttaattattggtacatgcaatgaaattgttgctagaactaaattgtttctaggatcgaattttgaaatgaaagacatgggtgaagccaatgtaattttaggtgttagaatcataaggaagggagatagtattttactatcctaagaacaatacattgagaaacttcttaagaagtttggatattatgatttcaaacccgtgagtaccccttatgatgctaactctaaattaatgaaaaatagaggagaatcgttatctcagcctcagtatgcccaaataattgggagcttactacacttgatgagcttttctagacctgatattgcttatgtagtaggtagactgagtaggtacactcaatgtccaaatcaagaacattgggatgcactttccaggcttatgagatacttaagaggttcaatggattatgccattgaatatagtggatttcccgctgtactagaagggtacagtgatgctaactggatctctgattcagatgagacaaaatccactagtggttatgtattcacacttgggggtggtgcgattacatggagatcagccagaCAACTCAATTAtcgcaagatcaacaatggaatctgagtttgtcgCTCTTGAGATGACTAAtagtgaggctgagtggttgaaaaacttcttagcaaacattccactaggaatgaaaccaaccccatcagTGTCtatacactgtgattgccaatcggcaatagctatagctaaaaacaagaattacaatggaaagaatagacatattcaattgagacacaatttggtgaagcaactgctaaagagtggaactatttccattgattatatgattttagaaacatcgaggggaatgggacttaagccacttgcaaacaaacaagtgatggtaacctaacctttgtgattggagatcccatgaataaggttcatatgggtaaaaacaagtcacttgttagttctgatagcactaatttgattttaaatcaaatatgtcccttcctatggtgtgtgaaagtgctagaaactgcattattgagaggttaaactttgtaattaatcaaagtttttaatgattttcatatcccttatagGTGGTGTacgatttgcagcatacacttgatgaaatcacctatatgagtgtcaagtggggccgcttgcatgagatcttggcatgatctctagagcactcatgaatagcgggcacgcgcatggcctagtaagcgcatcacagcaaggattgtgggggtgtactgtgattgataaacctctaacacactcaagtgtctttggttcatatagcttgctataccaactacactgtgtgttaagtttcttgatctaagactggttcatatagcttgctataccagctctgatgcatttcatcttataaaacccagaataatttcttttcttttgtttttatatatatatatatatatgtatatatatatatatatatatatatatatattgcaatatgtgggggattgttgtacTCGTAGGATATATAAAGTATTGCAAAATACTTTTCCGTTATGCAGAGAAACGTTATTTTCTTAACATTGGGATTTTGCGCCGCAAGCTTCGGAAGTGTGGGTTGAATGGATTGAATGAAACCTGATGGGAGGTGCTTCCCGCAAGTCTCGGCTTATTTTCTTTTGCTGCAAGTTTTCTCCCGCAAGTCATGGATAATGGGCCGATCCCCTCTTTGGTtttagctctataaatagagcacCTCCCTCACTCTAaaatcatcagaatcatcaccTCTCTCAtgctctttctctctttctcctattctccttttgttttcttctttcttttatctcttaaaatattctgggtattttattttctctgtaAGAGATCCTTgttagttctgagatcctcagaaatttCTGAGAaattcctgttgtatcctgagggacttgcgcaatacaccgcggataagtccttaaggacagtgactctacatGCCTTAGGAAAtatttgttcgtgattctgtcagATTTTCTACAAATTCTTCTATGAGAATCAATATCCTGAGGTGTGTGGTTGACATGATGATGTTGAAACCGCGTCCTTGACGCTTGCCGGCAACATAGACAAGGTGATTGTTAGCGGTGGTTTTCCAATGGATAAAAGTGCCGTGGTGCTTTTGACGTTGACGCTGTTCTCTCATCATTTTGCCACTGGATGAATTAATATTGAAGAATCTGATATATTAATATTGTGAACTGCACCGCTGGGTAGAATGTGAATGAAGTGTGATTGAAAGGTGATTGTAAagtgattggaagatgattgaCTTGTGGCCGtaactctctatttataatttttctcatCGACTTTGAACTGATATAAgtccaacaaaataaaatataaacaaaatataatataaacaaactttcttgaaaatcttgttagttgttaaatataagatattttatactgtacatttattaaaaataaaatttagtaaaaattcaattaactttttataaagtttttcaaaattcaaaagttaatcaaaccttttaaaaattaagaaataaaaatataaaggaacaaaataaaaaataatttgaaccaaaagaataatatttaacCATTCACATCTCAATTCAACAAATTATACTGCCACACAGCCCCACCTCTGAAGCGCATTTACTTCCCAAAACTGTCTGAGAGAATATTTGGAAGAAACTATCAATGGCGGTTCCAGGGAGGCGCAACGGCATGAACGATGACGAAGAGGACTTAGATGATAACGCCCTCTTCGAGGAAGAAGGTTTCGTCGAGGACTACACCGATACCCCTCCTCATCTCCGCGACCTCTCCGCCGCCGCGCAGGTCGGCGACATCACTGCCCTCCGCCTCGCTCTAGGTTCTGTCGCCGTAACTCCCTGTCCtctttgtcttttatttatttattttttatctataactCTGTAATAATTGATCTCTGACCTGCCCCTGCTGTAACCTTTCTGTTACTTCTTCAAAGTTCAATCCAAACCCTAGCGAACTAGGGAATAAGTTTTTTACATCTTCTGTTTCAAAATTGATTCATGGAGAGTTACGACTTTGTTCCACGTGAATATTTGCAACCCTCAAGTAAAGTGTAAATTTGAGTGTCGTAGCTACGATTCTGTGTTTTCATCAAAGAAAATAGTGTCTGCATCCACGATTTCGGCCGCAGCATGAATAAACTGTTAATGTAGTCCTTAAAGTATTGAAAATCCATTAGTTTAATCCCTACtttgaaatattttactaaCATTGATATGCTAATTTAAGAGATTTTGGGATACTTCAAAGACTATGTAGTATGATTTATAATTCTAGGGACGACTCATATTATTTCATTACTTTAAGGACTGCTTAGAAGGGAGTCATAGGATTAAATTgacaatttatttcaatatgGAGGATTGTTGTGAAACTGCGATTGCCTATGCAATTTAATACCTTTATTCTCATGGCTTTTGAATTTGTTAAGGTCCTATGTCGGGTACATTAGcagtaaaaatttatattttgtaaagattgACGTATAGTTTGTTTGCTTTCATGTCTCTCAGAAGTGGTTCTCTCTCGTACTTAGAAGCTAGTAGTTATAGCTTCTATGATTCTTTAGTGAATGTGACGtggtttcttttttctcaacatGTTTCCAAACATGCGTGACTTGTTGAGTTATCTTAAAAATTATCCTCACTTGGGTGCTGATACTGGCTGTCATTTATGTTGATGCTTACCCTCTTGCTATATACTGCAGATAACTTGACTGGTAGTATTGATGAGCCAGTGGAGGATGGGGATACTGCTCTTCATTTGACATGTTTATATGGCCATTTGGCTTGCGTCCAGGTATATTACTTTTGCTTATTCTTACATGTTTTTACTACAATTGTATGGACATTGCATGAATTGTTGATCTTATTTGATAAACTGCAGCTGCTACTAGAAAGAGGAGCAAACATTGAGGCTAAGGATGAAGATGGTGCAATTCCTCTGCATGATGCTTGTGCTGGAGGTAGTTTGATTCTCAAATCATATTCtataaattgaacttatatatttttattgggAGAAGGAATTTCAATGTCGTTTTCTTTAAATGGTCTTAACAGGATTTACTGAGATTGTCCAACTGCTACTAAACAGAGCAAATAGCGCAGAACATATAAAGAGAATGCTGGAATCAGTTGATTCTGAGGGTGATACTGTGAGTATTTATTAACCCTTCAAAAAATTTGAGTTCCTACTTGGCTTCTTTTTTTATGCCAATTTCAATAGGCATTCCTATCCCTAACTGTCTTTCTATCATGTTTGATGAATTTCTCCGGATTTGTT is drawn from Vigna radiata var. radiata cultivar VC1973A unplaced genomic scaffold, Vradiata_ver6 scaffold_267, whole genome shotgun sequence and contains these coding sequences:
- the LOC106755134 gene encoding ankyrin repeat domain-containing protein 1, whose product is MAVPGRRNGMNDDEEDLDDNALFEEEGFVEDYTDTPPHLRDLSAAAQVGDITALRLALDNLTGSIDEPVEDGDTALHLTCLYGHLACVQLLLERGANIEAKDEDGAIPLHDACAGGFTEIVQLLLNRANSAEHIKRMLESVDSEGDTPLHHAARGEHVDVIRLLLSNGASSTKENLYGKTPADLPDQNTDARSLLHAAVPAMAC